A stretch of Coccidioides posadasii str. Silveira chromosome 2, complete sequence DNA encodes these proteins:
- the SOH1 gene encoding suppressor of hpr1 (EggNog:ENOG410PSFP~COG:K), translating into MAQEAGLVPPPPHLSNPRFTLELEFVLSLANPYYISHLAVTYPHLLGISSQSTDNDDPSASSDAKAFAAYLAYLYDYWKRPEYVQFLTHPGATLRALRLLQEESFRKAVIRPQVIEALLGTTTEVVLHVESEEDREKNNEEQAEKGSNGATS; encoded by the coding sequence ATGGCGCAAGAAGCTGGCCTCGTTCCTCCTCCACCTCACCTATCAAACCCACGATTTACCCTTGAGCTTGAATTCGTCCTTTCCCTCGCGAATCCTTATTATATTTCTCACCTTGCTGTCACCTATCCGCATCTTCTTGGCATCTCCTCCCAATCCACAGACAACGATGATCCTTCAGCATCGTCCGACGCTAAAGCGTTTGCTGCGTACCTTGCCTATCTCTATGATTACTGGAAGCGTCCCGAATACGTCCAGTTCTTGACACACCCCGGAGCTACCCTAAGAGCGTTGCGGCTCTTACAAGAGGAATCATTCCGCAAAGCAGTGATCAGGCCACAGGTTATTGAGGCATTGCTGGGCACAACGACGGAAGTCGTTCTGCACGTTGAGTCGGAGGAAGACCGGGAGAAGAATAACGAGGAGCAAGCTGAGAAGGGGTCCAATGGCGCTACTTCCTGA
- a CDS encoding uncharacterized protein (EggNog:ENOG410PKCD~COG:P~TransMembrane:11 (i37-55o96-114i121-140o146-168i180-201o241-258i325-348o368-390i402-423o429-447i459-487o)~BUSCO:4358at33183) — MKDWGDRINNAVAKTRFGYWFRLEGSAHRRERKGAKFLTEIRAGLTTFFAMAYIISVNANILTDSGGTCVCNDPEDPKCMNNVEYNLCLNVIRRDIITATAAIAALSSFCMGLFSNMPVALAPGMGLNAYFAYNVVGFHGTGTVSYQLALTAVFVEGFVFVGLSILGLRQWLARAIPRSIKLASGVGIGLYLTLIGLTYSAGIGAVTGDTSTPVTLAGCIPGAMDKNGTCPSWAKMRSPTMWIGIFCGGVLTAVLLMYRVKGAIIAGILLVSIISWPRPTDVTFFPHTPEGDDSFNFFKKVVTFHKIEKTLAVQEWDLSKAGGQFGLALITFLYVDILDMTGTLYSMARYCGAIDERTQDFEGSATAYLVDALSISVGSLFGCSPVTAFVESGAGISEGGATGITAMVTGLCFFVSIFFAPIFASIPPWATGCTLILVGSMMTKVAADINWKYMGDAIPAFVCLAMMPFTYSIAYGLIAGILTYALLNTITWVLEKSSGGRLVPENKTFKEPWTYKIPGGILPGWLVRLIRGKKDFWRDDTVDIPSTQTSTSLTPGNESILAVDKDPMHAQIGEYSRPEKHD, encoded by the exons ATGAAGGACTGGGGAGACCGCATCAATAATGCGGTCGCAAAGACGCGTTTTGGATACTGGTTTCGCCTTGAGGGCTCGGCCCAT CGACGCGAGCGCAAGGGCGCAAAGTTCCTGACCGAGATCCGTGCCGGCCTCACCACCTTTTTCGCAATGGCGTATATCATCTCCGTAAATGCGAACATCCTCACAGATTCCGGCGGCACGTGCGTGTGCAATGATCCTGAGGATCCGAAGTGCATGAACAATGTGGAGTATAATTTGTGTTTGAATGTGATTAGACGAGATATAATCACCGCGACGGCGGCGATTGCGGCCTTGTCGTCGTTTTGTATGGGGTTGTTTTCGAATATGCCGGTTGCTTTGGCGCCGGGAA TGGGCTTGAACGCTTATTTCGCATATAATGTCGTCGGATTCCATGGCACGGGGACGGTGAGCTATCAGCTGGCTCTGACAGCAGTTTTCGTTGAGGGTTTTGTTTTCGTTGGCTTGTCAATTCTCGGCTTGCGCCAATGGCTAGCGAGAGCGATTCCCAGATCAATCAAGTTGGCGTCTGGCGTTGGAATTGGCCTATATCTAA CTCTCATCGGGTTAACGTACAGCGCCGGCATTGGTGCCGTCACCGGTGACACAAGCACTCCTGTGACTTTGGCAGGATGTATTCCAGGTGCGATGGACAAGAATGGCACGTGTCCATCCTGGGCTAAAATGCGAAGCCCAACAATGTGGATAGGGATTTTCTGCGGCGGTGTTCTGACAGCCGTGCTGTTGATGTACCGCGTTAAAGGCGCGATCATAGCCGGAATCCTTCTCGTATCGATCATTTCCTGGCCCCGGCCTACGGATGTCACTTTCTTCCCCCACACCCCTGAAGGCGACGACTCTTTtaacttcttcaaaaaagTCGTAACGTTCCACAAGATAGAGAAAACACTCGCCGTGCAAGAATGGGATCTCAGCAAAGCAGGTGGCCAGTTCGGCCTTGCTTTGATTACATTCCTCTACGTCGACATTCTCGACATGACCGGCACTCTGTATTCGATGGCCCGCTACTGTGGCGCTATCGATGAACGGACTCAAGACTTTGAAGGTTCGGCAACCGCATATCTCGTCGACGCTCTCAGTATTTCCGTCGGCTCACTCTTTGGTTGCTCGCCCGTGACTGCCTTTGTCGAATCTGGTGCAGGTATATCTGAGGGTGGTGCCACAGGTATCACGGCCATGGTCACCGGTCTCTGCTTCTTTGTCTCCATCTTCTTCGCTCCCATATTTGCGTCTATCCCCCCGTGGGCAACGGGCTGTACGCTCATCCTTGTCGGCTCCATGATGACGAAAGTCGCGGCGGATATTAACTGGAAGTATATGGGCGATGCGATACCGGCTTTTGTATGTCTCGCCATGATGCCGTTTACATACTCTATCGCATACGGATTGATCGCTGGAATCTTGACATATGCTCTGTTGAATACAATTACGTGGGTACTGGAAAAGTCTTCTGGGGGTCGATTGGTGCCGGAGAATAAGACGTTCAAGGAGCCTTGGACGTATAAGATTCCTGGAGGAATTTTGCCAGGGTGGCTAGTAAGATTGATAAGAGG CAAAAAGGATTTCTGGCGCGACGACACCGTCGATATTCCCTCGACGCAGACATCGACTTCACTCACCCCGGGTAACGAGTCGATCCTTGCTGTCGACAAAGACCCAATGCATGCTCAGATAGGAGAGTATAGCCGTCCTGAAAAACATGATTAA
- a CDS encoding uncharacterized protein (EggNog:ENOG410PNWV~COG:O~BUSCO:13015at33183), with the protein MQSSKTILHHLKRLPKTNVRVLKRPATLSTPRRFHNMALFPRLSAGDFTPLFHLLDDYDHHRSSTARKANASSFRSFSPSFDVREVDNLYLLDGELPGVKQKDIEIEFADEHTLVIKGRSHRDYTETNENEVADETESTKSSHQPTVEDEDASTPSSLAETPAESTAVIKQNSNSKAVDKKPAYKYWVTERSVGEFQRSFSFPARVNQDAVRASLKDGILHIVVPKAAAPTLKKIQIE; encoded by the coding sequence ATGCAATCGAGCAAGACCATTCTCCATCACTTGAAGAGACTTCCCAAGACAAACGTCAGAGTCCTCAAAAGGCCAGCAACTCTATCTACTCCAAGACGCTTCCATAACATGGCACTCTTCCCTCGTCTCTCTGCAGGTGATTTCACCCCACTTTTCCACCTCTTGGACGATTACGACCACCACCGATCTTCCACCGCACGCAAAGCCAACGCCTCTTCATTCCGATCTTTTTCCCCAAGCTTTGACGTCCGTGAAGTTGACAACTTATACCTCCTTGATGGCGAGCTTCCCGGTGTAAAACAGAAAGACATTGAGATTGAATTCGCCGATGAACATACATTGGTGATCAAGGGCCGCTCTCACCGTGACTACACTGAGACAAATGAAAATGAGGTGGCAGACGAGACCGAATCTACCAAGAGCTCTCACCAGCCTACCGTCGAAGACGAAGATGCATCCACTCCTTCATCACTAGCCGAGACGCCGGCTGAATCTACAGCTGTTATCAAGCAAAACTCGAATTCGAAGGCTGTTGACAAGAAACCTGCCTACAAATACTGGGTCACCGAGCGCTCGGTCGGAGAGTTTCAACGTTCCTTTTCCTTCCCGGCCCGCGTGAACCAAGATGCGGTACGGGCTAGCTTGAAAGACGGAATCTTGCACATCGTTGTCCCAAAGGCGGCTGCTCCCACGTTGAAGAAAATCCAAATCGAATGA
- a CDS encoding uncharacterized protein (EggNog:ENOG410PN5G~COG:S~BUSCO:9210at33183) has product MSNIASRSVPGRQSSPRLAVPLGSNNPFRNRTSSPPDGLLAAPASRPRPVSTNPFLDDSEALALQALGAGNMSPTKSSKQDSDVAEHASRLFDNLSLDGPARPRERRPPPPPNSENIPSGRNLKGREPMRPPRRPSKEDTNLRQTERSAKPLIDIFADPQEPRRQQPHRRERRRRNSESSIMERPRALDPEEERRRRERRHKDRDGKHGDRHHSRKNNSYKLDIIDKLDVTSVYGGSLFHHDGPFDACNPHRNRKNLRNAPMQAFPKDSRNMALGGAGPNNTNIDLNLFHGRGEEGYADFSKTSRAPERFDPTARVEPIHGAESMGLGTSTFLEGAPASRSAIERRQSETEAQALQNAGLQRKKSLAQKIRGINTRAGAGRVTSPEPLLRMSPVSGPSRRNDKNPFFQDYDEAYDLKGARIREVSDGGMKDNVRPRSVSSPKSLSVLESDSAAIGETKPSGQSGGGGIGGGLMNRMKSLRRARPERRTTVGDGQ; this is encoded by the exons ATGTCCAATATAGCATCACGTTCTGTGCCAG GTCGGCAATCCTCCCCTCGACTAGCTGTTCCCCTGGGATCCAATAATCCCTTCCGCAACAGGACCTCGTCGCCGCCTGACGGTCTACTCGCTGCCCCAGCTAGCAGGCCTCGACCGGTTTCAACGAATCCATTCCTCGACGATTCAGAGGCACTTGCTCTGCAGGCTCTGGGAGCAGGAAACATGTCGCCAACCAAAAGTTCGAAACAAGACTCTGACGTGGCCGAGCATGCCTCCAGGCTATTT GACAATCTTTCCCTAGACGGCCCAGCGAGACCAAGGGAGCGACGGCCCCCTCCTCCACCGAATTCTGAGAATATTCCGTCTGGAAGAAACTTAAAAGGCAGAGAGCCTATGCGCCCGCCCCGGCGTCCCTCCAAAGAGGACACAAATCTCCGTCAAACGGAAAGGTCTGCGAAGCCTTTGATTGATATTTTTGCCGACCCGCAAGAGCCCCGGCGACAGCAACCTCATCGACGGGAGCGACGCCGCAGAAACTCAGAATCTTCTATCATGGAGCGCCCCAGGGCACTCGACCCGGAGGAGGAGCGACGACGGCGAGAAAGGAGGCACAAAGACCGAGATGGGAAGCATGGAGACCGGCATCATTCGCGGAAGAATAATAGCTACAAGCTGGACATAATTGACAAACTCGATGTCACCAGTGTCTATGGCGGAAGTT TGTTCCATCACGATGGTCCTTTTGATGCATGCAATCCTCATCGCAACCGCAAGAATCTTCGCAATGCCCCCATGCAGGCATTTCCCAAGGATTCAAGAAATATGGCTTTAGGCGGGGCCGGACCTAACAATACTAACATTGATCTCAACCTATTCCATGGCCGTGGCGAGGAAGGATACGCTGATTTCTCAAAGACCAGTCGTGCGCCGGAAAGATTCGATCCCACCGCCAGAGTGGAACCGATACACGGCGCTGAGAGTATGGGCCTTGGCACATCTACCTTCTTGGAGGGCGCCCCTGCAAGCCGTTCTGCTATCGAACGGCGACAGAGTGAAACTGAAGCTCAAGCTTTGCAGAATGCTGGACTGCAGCGTAAGAAGAGCTTAGCGCAGAAAATTCGAGGAATCAACACTCGGGCCGGTGCTGGTCGTGTGACATCTCCAGAGCCACTCCTTCGGATGTCTCCAGTTAGCGGGCCTTCGAGAAGGAACGACAAGAACCCATTCTTCCAGGATTACGATGAAGCGTATGACCTCAAGGGAGCCAGGATCCGGGAGGTTTCCGACGGAGGAATGAAAGACAATGTGAGACCCCGATCTGTTAGCAGCCCGAAATCTCTATCCGTCTTGGAGTCAGATTCCGCCGCGATTGGAGAAACGAAGCCTAGCGGTCAGTCGGGTGGAGGAGGTATTGGCGGGGGGCTCATGAATCGGATGAAGAGTTTGAGAAGAGCACGCCCCGAGAGGAGAACAACTGTTGGAGATGGTCAATAA
- a CDS encoding uncharacterized protein (EggNog:ENOG410PS2N~COG:S): MADTLDDSGFHHDAPDAAGISPLLRDNPLLTPLEQEVLDEYAKLLENMNKLSDSLAHLASRPTAETLDALRLLERKTATVYTLLKASVYSIVLQQQIYNGEGEA; encoded by the exons ATGGCCGACACGCTCGACGATTCGGGTTTTCACCATGATGCCCCGGATGCAGCTGGGATCAGCCCCCTCCTCCGGGACAATCCTCTTCTCACACCTCTCGAGCAGGAAGTGCTCGATGAATACGCGAAACTGCTCGAGAACATGAACAAG CTCTCCGATTCTCTTGCCCACCTAGCTTCTCGACCCACAGCAGAGACCCTCGATGCACTGCGATTACTGGAGCGAAAGACCGCGACGGTGTATACACTGCTAAAGGCAAGCGTGTACAGCATAGTATTACAGCAGCAGATCTACAACGGGGAAGGGGAGGCATGA